The Lactuca sativa cultivar Salinas chromosome 2, Lsat_Salinas_v11, whole genome shotgun sequence genome includes a window with the following:
- the LOC111898628 gene encoding L-ascorbate oxidase homolog, which yields MDTLKFVFFSAFLSVTLTLVNAEDPYVFNEWKVTYGTMSPLGVPQQVILINGKFPGPVINCTSNNNILVNVFNNLDEPFLLTWNGVQHRKNSWVDGTPATMCPIQPGTNFTYKFQVKDQIGTYYYFPTTALHRAAGGIGVLQVHSRPLIPVPFDNPADEFAVVVGDWFKKGHKSMKNLLDGGNSIGRPDGLHINGKSAQVGAPAEPSWTFEAGKIYRFRFCNVGMRTSVNFRFQGHDMKLVELEGSHLMQNDYMSMDLHVGQCMSVLVAADQPPKDYYLVVTSRFTKTLLTTVATIRYTGGNGPASPELPPPPPENTPGVAWSINQFRTFRWNLTASAARPNPQGSYHYGQINITRTMKFVNSRNYIDGKLRFALNGVSHKDPPTPLKLSEYFGLAEKEFKYNLVPDEPPPEVEKNCKVAPNVLNATFRNFVEIIFENRENTIQSYHLDGYSFFAVAIEPGRWSPEKRKNYNLEDAVSRHTVPVFPGCWAAVMTTLDNAGMWSLRSEMWERFYLGQQLYFSVLSPEKSLRDEYNLPETSLLCGVVSNLPRPAPYV from the coding sequence ATGGATActctaaaatttgtttttttctcTGCGTTCCTTAGCGTCACATTGACGTTAGTGAATGCAGAAGATCCTTATGTCTTCAATGAGTGGAAGGTCACCTATGGGACAATGTCCCCTTTAGGTGTCCCACAACAGGTCATTTTAATTAATGGCAAATTCCCTGGACCCGTCATTAACTGCACCAGTAACAACAATATCCTCGTTAATGTTTTCAACAACCTTGACGAGCCTTTCCTCCTCACCTGGAACGGTGTACAGCACCGGAAGAATTCCTGGGTGGATGGCACACCGGCGACGATGTGCCCTATCCAGCCAGGAACCAACTTTACTTATAAGTTCCAGGTGAAGGATCAGATCGGTACTTACTATTACTTCCCGACCACCGCCCTGCATAGGGCGGCGGGGGGCATCGGCGTCCTGCAAGTGCACAGCCGGCCGTTGATTCCGGTTCCTTTTGATAATCCGGCAGATGAGTTTGCAGTGGTGGTCGGAGATTGGTTCAAGAAAGGTCACAAGTCTATGAAGAATCTTCTCGATGGCGGCAACTCCATCGGCCGCCCTGACGGCCTCCACATCAATGGAAAATCGGCTCAGGTCGGCGCACCGGCGGAACCGTCGTGGACTTTCGAGGCCGGAAAAATTTACCGGTTTAGGTTTTGTAATGTCGGAATGAGGACTTCGGTTAATTTTAGGTTTCAAGGACATGATATGAAGTTAGTGGAACTTGAAGGGTCCCACCTCATGCAAAATGATTATATGTCAATGGACCTTCATGTGGGCCAATGTATGTCAGTGTTAGTCGCCGCCGATCAACCACCCAAAGACTACTACTTAGTGGTGACAAGCAGGTTCACCAAGACCCTACTGACCACCGTCGCTACAATCCGATACACCGGAGGAAACGGGCCAGCATCGCCTGAGCTCCCACCTCCGCCGCCGGAAAACACCCCCGGAGTTGCGTGGTCGATAAACCAGTTCAGAACATTCCGGTGGAACTTAACCGCCAGTGCCGCCCGGCCAAATCCACAAGGTTCTTACCATTACGGACAGATTAACATCACTCGCACCATGAAGTTTGTGAACAGCAGGAATTATATCGACGGAAAGCTTAGGTTTGCTTTGAATGGAGTCTCCCATAAGGATCCACCGACGCCATTAAAGCTCTCTGAGTATTTCGGATTGGCTGAGAAAGAATTCAAATACAACCTCGTCCCCGATGAACCACCACCGGAAGTTGAAAAGAACTGCAAGGTAGCACCAAATGTATTGAACGCAACCTTCCGAAACTTCGTGGAGATCATATTTGAGAACAGAGAGAACACGATTCAGTCGTATCATCTAGATGGGTACTCATTTTTCGCGGTGGCGATAGAACCAGGGAGGTGGAGTCCGGAGAAGAGGAAGAATTACAACCTAGAAGACGCAGTGAGCAGACACACCGTACCTGTGTTTCCGGGATGTTGGGCGGCGGTGATGACCACCCTTGATAACGCCGGAATGTGGAGTTTGAGATCGGAGatgtgggagaggttctatttggGACAGCAGCTGTACTTCAGCGTACTCTCGCCGGAGAAATCCCTGAGAGACGAGTATAACTTACCGGAAACTTCATTGCTTTGCGGCGTTGTTAGCAATTTGCCCAGGCCAGCACCATACGTTTAG